CACCGTGGGGCCTTTATTCAGCTTGGTGCTGTGTGCCACTTTTGCCTGTTTGGTCTCATAACCAAAGCAAATGTCTTTTCTTCGAAAAAGAAAAACCGATGGAAAAAACATTCAACTTGAATTCAGAACTTCTTGAAGCTaaccaaaaaaaatttagctATTCGTTAGCTAAATACctcatgtgaatttttttcatgtataacttttaaaaattgattaagaaaaagaaagaatgtaatgTCCAAAGTAAAAGCAGAAACACCTGCTTTTTATATAATCTTCCAGCAGAAATTGGGATTATCGAGTTCATGTTGTCACATCCAGGTTTTCCAAAACTAGAACTTTCTGCTCAAAAGCTCGAGTTTCACTCTGGCAGCAAGCACAGTCAGTGTTTTCTCCAGAAGTCTAGCTCCCGTGGCTCATGTCCGAGACGTTGGCTGCCCCGTGCCCGGCAGAACGCAGCGTGCGCCCGGGTCTCCCGCTGGGCATGCAGCTCGGTGCCCTCGGGGCGCCTCCCAGTCTGCACCTTCCTGGGCTGCGTGTTCCAGCTTCCTGCTTCCTCCCGCAGAAGAGTGAAATGACGTCTGCCTGGGGAGAGATTTAACAAAGTCCACAGTTTTATGTGGAAATTACAGGATGTTCTTAAGTGCGAGTGAACTCGCCATCCCGTGGCATGCTCATTGGTGCTGCCTGGGGCAGCCTCTGCTAGTCTGCTTCAGTGCAGGTGCCAACGGGTATTACCCTGGAGTTGCCTTCCACGTGGACCTGAAGTCCCCCAGGGTAGAGGGATGGGGTGGAGGCCTGTCCAGGAGGCCGGCAGTGACCCACCCGGTCAGGATGGAGCACGGTAGCGGCCCTGCCTCGAGGAGTCAAGGTTTACATGCGGGCTGAGAAATGGGTTTGAAAGCAATACTGGAGTGGGCGGTGGTGATGGTTTTTGTCTCTCCCTTCCCAGACTTGACTTCTCGTTCCTGTTTCTTGCGGTGTTGTGTTGGCTCCACGTGTCAGAGCAGCCTTCGCTAGCCCTGCTGCTCTTCAGCCTCCCTTCTGGATCTGGTTGTGGTGGGGCTGCTTTGTCCCTGCCTTGTTGGCCCAGTGAGGGGCAGCAACGCCCATCTCTCAGTCTACTGAGGTTTTTCAGAAAGTCAGAAGTGATGTTGGTTTGACCAGATACCTTTTTACAGTCACTGAAGGGCCGTTTTTGCCCCCTCTTCTGGTTTATTTCCAGACTCTGAGTGTCCAAGTGTTGCTTGAACGAAGTTTGCACAGGCCTGTGCCGGGCAGTGTTGCCCAGGGAGGGGGGAGTGTGGGCTTCAGACTGTGAGACCACTGGCTCCACCCTTGAAGGCGGGTGACCTTGGACGGACAGCTGACTTCTCTGGGCTTGGTGTCTCGTTGGAGCCCCTCCTGGGCTGTAAAGGGGTCCTTAGATGAGTGGCTGGGCTTGAGGTCTGGCTGGGGTGAGTTACTGTGACTGGTGTGGGGCAGATGTGCTAAGAGGTGGGGAAGCAgagcccccagagcagcccctccTGATGGAGCCCTGTCCCCCCAGAGTGGCGACATGCCCCTTGAGGAGCTGCTGGCCCTCTATGGCTATGAGGCGTCCGACCCCATCTCGGAGCGCGAGAGCGAGGGCAGCGATGCCACAGCCCCCCTCCCGGACATGACCCTGGACAAGGTGAGTGGAGTCCCTCCCTGGACCCCATGGGGGCATTTGGGGTGGGCGGACAGGAAGGCCCTGAGAGGTAGACGTGGTGAGTACGCGTGAGGCCTGTTCTTCTGCCCGGCGTCCCAGCTGGTGCAGCCACAAGGAGGGGCCAGGCCGGAGAGAACCCCTGGCTGAAGGAGGAGCACAGTGCAGACTGACCTGGAGAGACGCAGCCCGGGTGCTGGTCCCAGGTCCTGGGCAGGTTGTGCTgggtcaggagggagggagagccccTCAGGGAACGGCTCTGACTGTCCTCAGTCCTGGGCGGAGGTGACATCCCctctggggctgcagggctgtgggcttggtcccctggctccctcccagcCCCGTGGAAGCCCTCGGTGCCCCTAGAGGGAGGTGCGTCCGTGTTGCCACCATTACTATTGTCCTGGTCGATGTTATTTGAAATCGTTAAAGCAAATTGCAAAAATGTTCTTTACTCTTTTGTTAAAAGGAACAAATAGCGAAGGATTTGCTTtcaggggaagaagaggaagaaacacagtCCTCGGCCGATGACCTCACCCCATCCGTGACCTCCCACGAGGCCTCCGACCTTTTCCCTGATCAGAGTGGATGTAGGTCCCACCCACTTGTGCCcctgggtgggcagagggagggggtccCGGCTGCTGGGGCACAGCCCTGGGGGAGCTGCTCCTGCCCCACTGTGCACTGAGGCTGAGTGACCTGGTTCACGTGAGCAGGGAACCTGTTGGGTCCTGTAGCCGGAAGTCCCTTAGACCCGGGCAGTGTCCTCAGACCGTGCTCCCCTCCACTCTGCCCCTGTGTGCCTCAGCAGAGGCTGTGCCGGCAGCGTGAGGCGTGGGGGGTTGGCCTGGGGTCCACGGTCCTGCTTCTGTGCTCCTTGTCTGGGCACACATCCCTCACGCCCCATTgtctggccagggctggggtccagCCGCCTCTCAGGACGGTGGAGAGTTGGGTGGAGGCCCAGGGGTCTGCTGGCCGGAGCAGGGGGTCTCCACCCAACTCTCCCATCTACTCTCcatcacttcctctctctccccaaagcCCGCTTCCTGGCTGATGCGGACAAGGAGCCTGGCTCCTCCACCTCATCAGACACCGAGGAGGACCCACTTCCCGCCAACAAGTGTAAGAAGGTGTGTGGCCTCGACCACGGTGTTGGGGCCTGGAGCCGGGGAGGGGGCCCTGCTGCCTTGCCCCATGACTGGCTGTGCCAGACATACAGTCagtcacacccacacacacctgcCCTCACGCCACAGGACTAGGGTCCGCAGGCAGGGCGCACAGACTGacccaggcccagctctgggcAGCAGCCCCCTCAGTGCCCCTGTCCACCCTGACTCCCGGGCCTTTGTCTTTGCAGGAGATCATGGTTGGGCCTCAGTTCCAAGCTGACCTCAGCAACCTGCACTTGAACCGCCCCGGTGAGAAGAGTAAGTGGGCCTGGAAGCTGGGGGTGCAGGGGAGAAGAACTGCAAACCGCACTCCCTCAGGAAGGGATGTGCGGTCCCAGCCCGGGTCAGGGGCCTGCCTGGCCTGCCAGGCAGTCTGGGGGTGGgtgtcctctccctgcccctccccgcaccccagggctgctgcacCTGTTCGTTCATCTGGAATGGGGGGGGGGATGTGGGACAGAAGAGGGAGACGAGGACTCAGAACAATCAtcaaggcctcctggggccaGAGGCCGGGGCATGGGGTCTGCGGGATACGCTTGCTCTGTAAAGGGCAGGGGCCAGGAAGGTGCGGCTAAGCTGGGTCCCAGGCAGTGGACATGAACCTCTGTGAATCTGGTGCTGCATAGGACCCTCCCCCAGAAAATGTGCACACGCCTTAGCCACTCCCTTGGAGGATCCCGAGCCCTAGAGTCCACGGGCTACCCTTGCCTCTCCCGCACGCCCGCCCTTGTGCCGTGAGGATAGGAGCGGGCCTCTCCCTCCATGTGGCATGAGACCGGACCACCCGTGCGGAGCGTGCACCTTGTGCGCTGGGGTGCGGGTTCATCCTGTGGCTGCTGGGCGTTAACAGTGGTGTGCGGTTGTGGCTgcgagtgtctctgtgtgtctttgcTGGACACGCTCTCCCTCCTGGGGAGCTGACTGTGAGTCATCGGTGGGCGCTGCCCCCGGCTCCGCCAGCAGCGTGGGGATTCCCATTGCTCCGCACCCTCACCTGCCCTTGGTGGTGTGTGTCTGGTGGGTTTCAGCCCTTCTGGTGGGTGTGGAGTGGTGCCCGCTGTGCTTTAACTTGCGTTCGTTCACACGCAGGGCCTGCTCAGGCCTTCCCCCTTTAAGCTGGGCCACCCTTCCCCTGGAGCAGGGGTCCTTTCTGTGCCCCACGTGTCAGTGCCTTGTTGGCTGTGTGCGCTGCGAGCGCTTTTCTGCCCACTGGCGGCAGCTTTGCTTTCAGTGAAGCCCAGCTGATCTCTTTCACCCGTGACGTGTCTGCTTGCTGCCTAGGCGTCTGCGTGTTTGAAGATATGCTGCTTTACTTCCCCCTTACGCTGAAGTCTGTGGTCTAGCCTGATTTCTTCTAACGGGTGGTTGGAGGTGTGGGTCAGGGTTGGTCCCCGCTCCACGCGCTGCACATGGAGaagtccctcctccccctctctgaGCTGGAGTGGTGCCTTTATGGGGTGTCTGGGCACACGTCTGCTTTTTCATGCTTCTCTTGCATTGTTCTCTTTGTGTCTAACCCTGGGTCCCTGCCACTCTGCCTGAATTGTTGCAGCTTTGAAGTAAGTCTGAGACCTTTGTAACTTTCATTGTTGTGCACAAAAGCTTTCAAATAAGCTGTCGTTTGCCTCAAAAATGCCTGCTAGGATTTTGATCAGAGTTGCACTGGATCTTTAGAATAACTTGGGGAGAACTGATATATTAACAGTGTTGACccttccagtccatgaatatgTTTGGGTCTTCTTCAGTTACGACAGTGTTTTAGGGTTTTCAGTGTGACAGTCCTGTGACCCTTGCTGGCAGaactgcattttattattttaattgatctTGGACACAGTGATTTGGCTAAATTCACTTACCAATTTTTGTACTTTGTGGATGCTTGTGCACGTCTCAATGCACACATTGCATCATTTGTGATACTGTAACTTCTTTCTCTGTGACCTCTGTAGgtggtgtttctttttcttgccttattgcactgatTTTCCCTCCAGTACAGAAGTGAGAAGTGGTGATGGGGGCTCCTTTGTCATCTTCCCAGACCTGGGGGGACGTGTTCAGTCTGTCCCCATTAAGTGCGATGTTGGCTGAGGATTTTTGTAGATACCGTTTATCAGGTGAGGGAGTTCCTCGCTGTTCTTTGTAGCCGACCCATTTTTGCCATGAATTTTGTCAGGTTATTTTTCTGCGTTTCCTGAGATGGTCCTTTCTGTCTCTTGCTCTGTTAACGTAGAATCCTGATATTCAGGCCAACTGTGCATTCTGGAGTCAGCGCTGCCAGGTCACGAAGGAGCGTCATTTATGGCGTGTGTGTATAGTCAGTTCTGTACTTGCACCTCTGCGCATGGCTAAAACATGTGTAAGGCCAAAGTTAGCACTGGCAGTGCTTTCATGGTCCATTGTGGAAACACACGTGTGCATAAGGTGGAAAGCTTGCGGTGTGGGTGCGACGTGTGCCTGGCCAGGGTCAAGCCAGGAGATGCCTCCCTGCTCTTTCCAGTTCTCAGCTGCCAGCGTGGCTCACCCACTGGTATTTGACACTGTGCTTTCACATTTTGCTGTTTGTTGTGATTTGCTGTTTGAAAAGGCCCCCAGCGTGGGGCTGAGGCCTGGTGTCCTGAGCTCAAGGAGGCTGTGGCCTTTGTCCACAAGAGAGTTACTGGGCTGTTGGCTGTGAGCTCAGGGCTGCTGTGCTAAATAGGGCATCTGTAAACAGACCCGCCTTAAACAAGGGACTGCTCTGCCTAGAGGctctcaggccccagctctgcaccccctccccccgccccccagggcaGCGCACCTTGCCTTTCTGACAGGAGATGAGGTGTGCTGTTCACCCCTGCATCCGTTCTTCGATCTGCGGACTTTAGGGTGTTTGCGAGTACATCCATGGCGACCTTGgcctgtcttccttcttttttgtccttGTTAGGCTTTAGTTTCAGGGTTCTGGGTCCACATGACGTGTGTTTGGAAGAGCCTTGTTCTGGCATCTGGAAGAGTTCCTTCCTGTAAGGTTGTTACTATCTCTTCTTTAGGTGCCTGGCgtttagtttagttttattttatttttgtgtaaggctttaattatgaattcagtttatttaatatCAGCGTTTAGAGTTTCTCTCCCTGCTGTGATGAGTTGTATTTCTGAGAAGTTTATCTCACTCACCTAAATTGTTGGCTTTATTGGCAGAAAGTTGATAACACCCTCTTATTTCTTGGTGTGTGTGGGACCTATAGTGCTGTCCCTTTTTTGAGTCCTGATACTGGCAATttgtgttttttgctttttaattcccTCTTGATGAGTCTCGTTAGTGGTTTGTTCGCGCTGCTACTCTTCAGGAGGAGCTGACTCTGGCTTGTCGATTTCTCTGTTGTCTGATTTCCACTTGACTGATTTTTGCTTTCATCTtacttctttctgtctcttcaatTTCATTTTGTCCCCTCTGGTTTCTGTTGCGACGCCTCCTCTGCCCCgtggttatttagaagtgttccGCTAACTCTCGGACGTTTAGGGTTTGCTTTTTACCCTTCTGCTACCGAGGTCTAGTTGGACGCCACTGTGGTCAGAGGCCGTGCTGTGACTCGGCCTCTGGAGTCAGCTGTGGTGGACGCGCCCcgtgctgtctgtctgtctagtgtctctgcctctctgtgttgTGAGATTTGAAGTGTGGTTTTGTGAATAGCGTGTGCTTGGGTCTGACGTGTTGTCTGTGTGTGACCTTTGGTCCAGTGCTCACGTCCCGTGTCGTGGAGCAGAGGGCTGGCGTCTGCCGGCCTCTCAGTGTTTGCGACTTGTCTGCCTGTTCTCCCTTCCTTTGTGTTGTCTTGGCTTCTTTTTGGTTCATCAGGTAGTGTTACTGTTACTCCTCCTCTTGGAGCTCTTCAGCTTTCATTTCTGTGTGACTGTTTCAGCAGTTGCCCTGGTTTCGCGGGCAGATgcagcctggccccagctctcctgccctGGGTGCTGCCTGCACTTGTCCCGGGGTCCCGGCACTGGCCGTCCTCTGCCACAGCTCCAACCGCCCAGGGTGGCCTCATCAGTGTGTCCCGTCCATGCTCAGGGCGATGAGTGCTTCCAGCTTTTGTCTGCCCTAAAAGTATCAACTTTGCTTCAGTTTTGAAGGCTATTTTCATGGGCGTAGATTTCTAGGTTTGCAAGCTTTATTCTTTCAACACTTAACTACATAATTTTGTTGTCTTTTGCTGTCTGTTGTTTCTGTTAAAATCAGCCGTCTGTCCTCTTTCCTCTGAAATCGTGGTCAATTTTTCCGCACGtgcttttcctcctgtttctggCATTTCGGCTCTGGCATGCCTCGACGTGGTTTTCTGTGTGCTCACCCTGTCTCTGGGCTCTGTGAGCCAGTGCCATCAGCCCTGCAGAACTCCTGGCCCTTACCTCTTCGGGTTTGGTGGCGGCCCACGCTTTGTCCTCGTGCTCTGTGACTCTTGCACGTGCCCCAGACTGCGTtctctttaagcttcagtttgattttttaaatgaagttcttTCTGCTCTCACTGACCGTGTGCTCTGCTGCTGTGAGCATGGGTTCGTGAGTCCGCACGCTAGTCTCCAGTCCTGGAGTGTCCGTGGGAGTGGGTCTCAGTTCTCTGCTGGTGTTCTCCAGCTTGCCAGTCACGTTGCCCTTAGCCCTGTCATGTTTCAACACATTCGTCACAGTTATCTCGGAGTCCTGCCTGCTCACTCTGGGACTGGCTGTCGGTGGAGCTCCATGTTGTCACATgatcttcctctcccctccatgcGGCTGTAGTGGAAGGCGACACTTTCTCTGCAGAGGGGCCTGCAGAGGGACTGGGTCTGAGCCCTCAGTCCAGACTGGGCCTCGGTGTGGACTTGGGAGATAGAAAGGGGAGGCCACTGGTCCCTCGTCCACTCCCCGCGAGAGGGAGGCTGGCATGGGGCTGCTTTCCACTTTTGGGCCCCTGCACCGGGTGTTTTGTTTGGAGCTTTGGTCCCTGTGACCCTCCCCTGGATGATGGAGAGGTGCTGGCACTGGGGCTGATCCAGGCCTGGCCCTTCTGCCTCTTCCCCGCCTCGGCCTTCCCTCAGCTGGACGCTGCCCCTTCTTGTCCCTCTTTCGTGCCCCTGCCCTATTGCTGCCCCAGGGCAGGACCCCcttgcctcccctccctggcttgTGTGATGCTGGGTTCGAGGGACTATGGCAGCTGGAGGAGCTCTTGTCCCAGCGAGGTCACTGGGGCCGCAGTCAGGACTGGACCTTCTTGCTGTTCCCCTGAACTCgtcacctccagcccctcctcacaGGCCATGCtcagaagcccccccccccaccccccacccccccccggCTCAGGCtgtggctgcctcctccaggaggtTGGCTCTGGTCCTGGCTGCGCAGCACTCCTCTGGCCTCCTGTTTGTCATTACCTTGCAGGGCAGGGTGGTGGCGGGCCCAGGCTACCAGGCGGACACTTGTCCTCTGGAGGGGCTGAGTTGACCTGCCCTCAGAGGGGAGTGTGTAGCTGAGATGCGGGTGCAGACCTGGGCCTGTAGCCTGACCTTGGCCCCTTCTGCAGTCTATGAGAACGAGGACCAGCTGCTCTGGGACCCCAACGTCCTTCCcgagagggaggtggaggagttCCTGTACCGGGCGGTAAAGCGGCGGTGGCACGAGGTTGCCGGGTCTCAGCTCCCAGAGGGAGAGACGGTGAAGGACAGTGAGCAGGTGGGGCTGCCTGGCCGTGCAGAGGGGCCACAGGCCTCCAGGGCCAGGCCGcggcagaggtgaggggagggcgGGCACAGAGGGCCTGGAGTGTGTGGAGTGGTGGGGGGCCTGCCATGAGACTCCCACCCAATATGGACCAATGTGGTCATGAGTTCAAGTGAAAGCCACTTGTCCTGGGGAAACGGTGGGTGCGGACGCCCCTGCTGTCACTCCGGGGTGAGCAGGTGGGAGAGTCAGTGAGACCCCCATCCCCAGGCGCTGTACGAGCTGGTGAAGTGCAACTTCAACGCAGAGGAGGCCTTGCGGCGCCTGCGGTTCAACGTGAAGGTGACCCGAGGTGAGTGTGGCAGCCCCGGTGCCCCCGCTGCCCATCCGACCCCGCTGACCCCGCTGCCCCCTCCTTGCAGACGGGCTCTGTGCCTGGAGCGAGGAGGAGAGCCGCAACTTTGAGCATGGCTTCCGCGTGCATGGGAAGAACTTCCACCTGATCCAGGCCAACAAGGTGAGCCCCgtggtggggcggggctggggctccacgggtggggggcctgggggaTGGCACTGTCAGCTTCCCGCCACTGCAGGAGAGGGTCGTACCTCCTGCGTCCCGGTGACGCCTGTGGTTTCCTGCGTAACAGTGCCCAAGTTGACGTCTTGGTGGGGCTCTGGCTCTCTGGCCTGTAGCCCTGGATGTCTGTCTGGTTCTGCTCGTGGCTTGTCTCCCAGCAGCTGTCCCTCCTTGCCCTTCGCCCCAGTCTGTTGTCCTGCCCTTCTGGGCCCAGCAGCCCTGGCCCTTCCCACTCTTCGCAGGACACAGCGGTGGGGAAGTGAGGTCTGGCCAATCCCAGCCTCCTGTCTGGAGCCTCAGCTCTCCTCCTGGGGGTCGGAGAGGATGAGGTGCCGCTTGGGGCTGGTGTGGGGACAGGGACGGAGCTCGCCCGAACAGACCTGGTGCTGTCCAGGCAGCACTTAGTCCTCTGGTAAGACTGGTGCCCGGCAGCCCCCCTGCGCCTGCCCCGCGGTGCAGGTGGCTCCCGTGCAGAAGCCCATGGCatctgtctttgtttctttgaccCCCTGAATCCCACACACCCTCCCGCCCTGCCAGTGCCTGGTGGCTTCCCATGCCTGGCAAGTCTCTAGTCTGCCTCGAAACTGGCCCCGGGAGGCTGCActggccttcctccctcctcctagGAGGATCAGTGGATGCGGGGTCTCCCCAGGGAGACCGGACAGCCTACATACgcccctgtgcctggcacaggtgTCGGGCCCCCATCCTGGGAGGTGGCGGGTTCTTGCTGTCTGTGGTGGATTTGCCACTGTGGGTGCTGTGGCTGAGCCTCTGGAGTGGGGAGACACCCAGTCGCCGCTGGAGATATGCGGTGGCATCGGGCTCATGCCAGACACAGGCTGGTGGTGTCACCCTCGTCTTCCCAAGGTGTTGGCTTTCTCATGCCACGTGGTACGTGACCTCAACCTGGGTTCATGGACCCTGAGTGCCCTCGCCCGGATGGCTCTCCCTTGGAGTATCAGTGATGCTTGTGCTCTCCGGGCCAGGACTCTGTCCCTGTGGTCTGCACAGGGTCACCGTCCCCACTCCAGTGGGCCTGTGAGGAGCCGGGCACAAGTGGACACAGTCTCCCTTGGGGGCCCTAGGTCTGGGGCGAAGGGGCTGAGCACTGGCTGTGTGGACCTGGAGCAAAGAGCAGGAGCAGTGGTGGGGCCCCGGGGGCACGTTGTACTGAGGCCGAGGGGCCGGAGGCCAGGGGCAGGGTCTCGCTTTGTCCCAGAGCAGAGGATGCCATCACCCACGCCTGCTGTCCTGGGTGGCGGAGGGCCTGGGCAGGTGGGGGCCGGGGAGCTGAGCCCAGCGCCACCCCCAGGTGCGCACGCGGTCCGTGGGCGAGTGTGTGGAGTACTACTACCTGTGGAAGAAGTCAGAGCGCTACGACTACTTCTCCCAGCAGACGCGGCTGGGCCGGAGGAAGTACGGCCCTGCGGGAACCACGTGCGTGTGAGGCCCCgggacggggagggggaggcacttcCTGCCCGAGACAGCCCCCTGCAGCCCATCACACATCCTCCCCTGCAGGGACGTGGACCAGGATCTGGACGGTGCTGACCCCGATGGCCCTGGCCGCCCCCGCTCCTCGCCCCCCCTGCCCGCTGCTGCCGACAGCCTGGGCCCCGAGCAGGACCCGCTGGCCCGAATGCACGCAGGTGAGAGGGGACCCCTGTTCTTGGGGCCGCCGCCTCACTGGCACCCCAGCCGGGGCTGCTGGGCCCCGGAGAGTGGCGTCTGGGATCCCGTGCCCCTGCGCCCCCACCGCGGTCTCACGGGTGTCTCGTGGGGGGTCACACACGAGCTGTTCTCAGGGCTCCTTGGCTCTCCATGTCAGGGAACCATGTGTGGCCTGGGGTCCAAAGTGTGGGCTCCGCTCGGCCCAGGTTGGGAGCTGAGCCTCCACCTTCACCTGGGAGACCTGGTGGGTGGGAGCCCGCTCCTGCGTCCTGGGGAATGGAGTAAGACGAGGCCTGGTGGCGACTTCAGCTTCTGAAGGCGACCACAGAGGGGACAGGGGCCTGTGCTCTCTGGGTCTGCTGGACGTGGACATGGGGTTTCTGTCGtcctggctgcagagctgggttGGCTCCCTGGTGTGCCCAGAGCTCCTGCTCCCCCGCCCTGCTGAGCCTGCGTACTCTGTTCTGTCTCAGCCCAGGTGCTCCTCCAGCTGATGGGTTTCTGTTGGGTCCATGTGTATTTTACACATTCG
The genomic region above belongs to Camelus ferus isolate YT-003-E chromosome 22, BCGSAC_Cfer_1.0, whole genome shotgun sequence and contains:
- the MIER2 gene encoding mesoderm induction early response protein 2 isoform X1 → MAEASSLERQGPRVASCLSRGLCPTEPGLQTTAVVSMGSEDHQFSLTEILSQSYSLREECEEATRVPEKPEEELEKDLVSQSGDMPLEELLALYGYEASDPISERESEGSDATAPLPDMTLDKEQIAKDLLSGEEEEETQSSADDLTPSVTSHEASDLFPDQSGSRFLADADKEPGSSTSSDTEEDPLPANKCKKEIMVGPQFQADLSNLHLNRPGEKIYENEDQLLWDPNVLPEREVEEFLYRAVKRRWHEVAGSQLPEGETVKDSEQALYELVKCNFNAEEALRRLRFNVKVTRDGLCAWSEEESRNFEHGFRVHGKNFHLIQANKVRTRSVGECVEYYYLWKKSERYDYFSQQTRLGRRKYGPAGTTDVDQDLDGADPDGPGRPRSSPPLPAAADSLGPEQDPLARMHAGPPSVGSISDSPGEPGEVLPSLEPGPCSIQQLDTPPPMPLPRRPPALAEPAFYPTATATPEPGASPRLAVDLALPGALPEELPLISSHVDMDEEPEEAVAPAQVALSVTEFGLIGIGDVNPFLAAHPACPAPGLHSEPLSHCNVMTC
- the MIER2 gene encoding mesoderm induction early response protein 2 isoform X3, which produces MAEASSLERQGPRVASCLSRGLCPTEPGLQTTAVVSMGSEDHQFSLTEILSQSYSLREECEEATRVPEKPEEELEKDLVSQSGDMPLEELLALYGYEASDPISERESEGSDATAPLPDMTLDKEQIAKDLLSGEEEEETQSSADDLTPSVTSHEASDLFPDQSGSRFLADADKEPGSSTSSDTEEDPLPANKCKKEIMVGPQFQADLSNLHLNRPGEKIYENEDQLLWDPNVLPEREVEEFLYRAVKRRWHEVAGSQLPEGETVKDSEQALYELVKCNFNAEEALRRLRFNVKVTRDGLCAWSEEESRNFEHGFRVHGKNFHLIQANKVRTRSVGECVEYYYLWKKSERYDYFSQQTRLGRRKYGPAGTTDVDQDLDGADPDGPGRPRSSPPLPAAADSLGPEQDPLARMHAATPEPGASPRLAVDLALPGALPEELPLISSHVDMDEEPEEAVAPAQVALSVTEFGLIGIGDVNPFLAAHPACPAPGLHSEPLSHCNVMTC
- the MIER2 gene encoding mesoderm induction early response protein 2 isoform X2, yielding MAEASSLERQGPRVASCLSRGLCPTEPGLQTTAVVSMGSEDHQFSLTEILSQSYSLREECEEATRVPEKPEEELEKDLVSQSGDMPLEELLALYGYEASDPISERESEGSDATAPLPDMTLDKEQIAKDLLSGEEEEETQSSADDLTPSVTSHEASDLFPDQSGSRFLADADKEPGSSTSSDTEEDPLPANKCKKEIMVGPQFQADLSNLHLNRPGEKIYENEDQLLWDPNVLPEREVEEFLYRAVKRRWHEVAGSQLPEGETVKDSEQALYELVKCNFNAEEALRRLRFNVKVTRDGLCAWSEEESRNFEHGFRVHGKNFHLIQANKVRTRSVGECVEYYYLWKKSERYDYFSQQTRLGRRKYGPAGTTDVDQDLDGADPDGPGRPRSSPPLPAAADSLGPEQDPLARMHAGPPSVGSISDSPGEPGEVLPSLEPGPCSIQQLDTPPPMPLPRRPPALAEPAFYPTATATPEPGASPRLAVDLALPGALPEELPLISSHVDMDEEPEEAVAPAQVALSVTEFGLIGIGDVNPFLAAHPACPAPGLHSEPLSQ